One window of Mediterraneibacter gnavus ATCC 29149 genomic DNA carries:
- a CDS encoding diacylglycerol/lipid kinase family protein, whose translation MKKMLFIYNPNAGTGVLKPKLSDVLDIFVKAGYEVTVYPTQCYHDAMAKAESYTESYDVVVCSGGDGTLDEVVTAMARRKDPVPIGYIPTGTTNDFANSLHISKDLLEAADTAANGVPFPCDVGVFNDDYFVYIAAFGLFTDVSYETKQSVKNVLGHLAYVLEGTKRLFNIPSYHIKITHDGETIEDDFVFGMVTNSRSVGGFKGIVGKEVIFDDGEFEVTLIKTPKNPIELNEIVASLLIKQIDSAHMYSFKAKEVKFESIEEIPWTLDGEFGGEHDCVDIRNWKQGMRIMVKSQMIQQLSVKGRIENTQILEEVGLETEEISEK comes from the coding sequence ATGAAAAAGATGCTGTTCATATACAATCCGAATGCGGGAACAGGGGTATTAAAACCAAAGTTATCAGATGTATTGGATATTTTTGTAAAAGCCGGATATGAGGTGACCGTATATCCGACGCAGTGTTATCATGATGCCATGGCAAAGGCAGAATCTTATACCGAAAGCTATGATGTGGTTGTGTGCAGCGGAGGAGACGGGACTCTGGATGAGGTTGTGACTGCAATGGCGAGACGTAAAGACCCGGTCCCGATCGGATATATTCCCACGGGAACGACCAATGATTTTGCAAACAGCCTGCACATTTCGAAGGATCTGCTGGAAGCCGCAGATACGGCGGCAAACGGGGTTCCTTTCCCGTGTGACGTAGGAGTGTTCAATGACGATTATTTTGTATATATAGCCGCATTTGGTCTGTTTACAGATGTTTCTTATGAGACAAAACAGAGTGTGAAAAATGTTTTGGGTCATCTGGCCTATGTGCTGGAGGGAACAAAACGTCTGTTTAATATTCCGTCTTATCATATTAAGATTACACATGACGGAGAGACAATAGAGGATGATTTTGTATTCGGAATGGTGACAAATTCACGTTCTGTCGGAGGATTCAAGGGGATTGTCGGAAAAGAGGTCATCTTTGATGACGGAGAATTTGAAGTGACACTGATCAAGACTCCGAAAAATCCAATCGAGCTGAATGAGATCGTGGCCTCTCTTTTAATCAAGCAGATTGATTCTGCTCATATGTATTCCTTTAAAGCCAAAGAAGTGAAGTTCGAATCGATTGAGGAGATTCCCTGGACGCTGGATGGAGAGTTTGGCGGAGAACATGACTGTGTCGATATCCGTAACTGGAAGCAGGGGATGCGGATTATGGTAAAATCCCAGATGATCCAGCAGTTGTCTGTGAAAGGAAGAATCGAGAATACACAGATTCTGGAAGAAGTAGGGCTGGAAACGGAAGAAATTTCAGAAAAATAG
- a CDS encoding HPr family phosphocarrier protein — translation MIETPVIVGHEDGIEGRPIALLVQEASQYASKVYIQVDNKKINAKSIMGMMSLALQEGDEVTVVAEGEDEEKAAEGIKTFLKKTK, via the coding sequence ATGATTGAAACACCGGTTATTGTAGGGCATGAAGATGGAATTGAAGGCAGACCGATTGCTTTGTTGGTACAGGAGGCAAGCCAGTACGCCAGCAAAGTCTACATTCAGGTGGACAACAAAAAGATCAATGCAAAAAGTATTATGGGAATGATGAGTCTTGCTCTTCAGGAAGGTGATGAAGTGACAGTTGTTGCGGAAGGCGAAGATGAAGAAAAGGCTGCAGAAGGAATTAAGACTTTTTTGAAAAAGACAAAATAG
- the whiA gene encoding DNA-binding protein WhiA has protein sequence MSFSGKVKEELSQQWSSARHCQIAEIAALIGMCGAVTINSFNQYGVKINTENLAVARKVFTLIRKTFNIEADISIRRNIEKQSAVYSVMIVRHEDALRVLQAAKLLEEHRGGFEEFHIVSPLIVQQPCCRRAFLRGAFLGAGSMSDPNKSYHFEIVCDSDVMAKQIQRLMCDFSMDAKIVRRKKSYVVYLKEGDQIADILNIMEAHVSLMELENIRILKDMRNTVNRKVNCETANINKTVSAAVKQLEDITYLRDNMGLEKLAEGLREVAYARLSHPDATLKELGELLSPPVGKSGVNHRLRKLSDLAEKERQNKEDYYD, from the coding sequence ATGTCATTTTCAGGAAAAGTAAAAGAAGAGCTTTCGCAGCAGTGGAGCAGCGCAAGACACTGTCAGATTGCAGAAATTGCAGCCTTGATCGGGATGTGCGGGGCAGTGACGATCAACAGTTTTAATCAGTACGGAGTAAAAATCAATACGGAAAATCTGGCTGTTGCAAGAAAAGTCTTTACATTGATTCGAAAAACATTTAATATAGAAGCTGATATCTCTATCCGAAGGAATATAGAGAAACAAAGTGCGGTCTATTCTGTGATGATAGTCCGGCATGAAGATGCACTGCGTGTCCTTCAGGCAGCAAAGCTTTTGGAGGAGCACAGAGGTGGATTCGAAGAGTTTCATATTGTCAGTCCCCTTATTGTACAGCAGCCATGCTGTCGTCGTGCGTTTTTGCGGGGAGCCTTCCTTGGGGCTGGTTCCATGAGTGATCCGAATAAATCCTATCATTTTGAGATTGTGTGCGATTCGGATGTGATGGCAAAGCAGATTCAGAGACTGATGTGTGATTTTTCCATGGATGCGAAGATCGTACGAAGGAAAAAGTCATACGTAGTGTATTTAAAAGAGGGCGATCAGATAGCAGATATTTTAAATATTATGGAGGCGCATGTTTCTCTGATGGAACTGGAGAATATCAGAATCTTAAAGGATATGCGCAATACAGTGAACCGTAAGGTGAATTGTGAAACTGCCAATATTAACAAGACCGTCTCTGCAGCTGTAAAGCAGTTGGAAGATATTACGTATCTCAGGGATAACATGGGGCTTGAAAAACTGGCAGAGGGACTAAGAGAAGTGGCATATGCACGTCTTTCACATCCGGATGCAACATTAAAAGAGTTAGGGGAACTCTTATCGCCGCCTGTCGGCAAATCCGGGGTAAATCACAGATTAAGAAAATTAAGTGATCTGGCAGAAAAGGAAAGGCAAAACAAGGAGGATTATTATGATTGA
- the rapZ gene encoding RNase adapter RapZ has protein sequence MRFVIVTGMSGAGKSTALKMLEDMGYFCVDNLPVPLLPKFAEMIAMPDSKLNQAAVGIDIRGGQAFRGLEGYLKELDESGIHYEILFLDAGNDVLLKRYKETRRQHPLGGAGHIDRGIAKEREEIAFLKIRATFILDTSKMLTRELRVELEKIFVKGKDFKNLYITVMSFGFKYGIPQDADLVFDVRFLPNPYYIEELRAKTGNEAEVRDYVMKSDKAQEFFRQLSQMMDFLIPNYILEGKNQLVVAVGCTGGKHRSVTLANALYQYLEVRENYGVRIEHRDIEKDAIRKGK, from the coding sequence ATGAGGTTTGTCATTGTTACAGGAATGTCGGGGGCTGGAAAATCTACAGCGCTGAAGATGTTGGAGGATATGGGATACTTTTGTGTGGACAATCTTCCGGTGCCGCTTTTGCCTAAATTTGCAGAGATGATCGCCATGCCGGATTCCAAGCTGAATCAGGCGGCAGTGGGAATCGATATCAGAGGCGGACAGGCATTTCGGGGGTTAGAGGGATACTTAAAAGAACTGGATGAAAGCGGGATCCATTATGAAATCTTGTTTCTGGATGCCGGAAATGATGTCCTTTTGAAGCGTTATAAAGAAACAAGAAGACAGCATCCTCTGGGAGGCGCGGGACATATTGACAGAGGAATTGCCAAAGAGCGGGAGGAAATCGCATTTTTAAAGATTCGCGCGACGTTTATTCTGGATACGAGCAAAATGCTGACAAGAGAGCTTCGCGTGGAACTGGAAAAGATTTTTGTAAAGGGCAAGGATTTTAAAAATCTGTATATCACGGTAATGTCCTTTGGATTTAAGTATGGTATTCCACAGGATGCGGATCTTGTATTTGATGTCCGGTTTCTTCCGAATCCCTATTATATAGAAGAATTACGCGCAAAGACCGGCAATGAGGCAGAGGTCAGAGATTATGTGATGAAGAGTGATAAGGCGCAGGAATTTTTCAGACAATTGAGCCAGATGATGGATTTTCTGATTCCGAATTATATTCTGGAAGGGAAGAACCAGCTTGTTGTTGCAGTCGGGTGTACAGGCGGAAAACACCGTTCTGTTACACTTGCCAACGCATTGTATCAGTACCTGGAAGTACGGGAGAATTACGGGGTTCGCATTGAACACAGAGATATTGAGAAGGATGCCATCAGAAAGGGAAAATAG
- the murB gene encoding UDP-N-acetylmuramate dehydrogenase, translating to MKKHTTFRIGGPADYFVTVQSKDEIREILLLCKREQIPYYILGNGSNLLVGDKGYRGVVIQICKRMNEIRTEENKIYAQAGALLSKIAAQALSNSLTGFEFASGIPGTLGGAVMMNAGAYGGEMKHVLESADVLTPEGEFLTLSLEELELGYRTSVVATKGYTVLGATIALEKGNPEEIKAYMDDLKERRITKQPLEYASAGSTFKRPEGYFAGKLIQDSGLKGYSVGDAQISEKHSGFVINRGNASAKDVLSLIEHVQETVKEKFGVHLETEVKRIGEF from the coding sequence ATGAAGAAGCATACGACATTTCGTATCGGAGGTCCGGCGGATTATTTTGTGACAGTGCAGTCAAAGGATGAGATAAGAGAGATTCTGCTTCTTTGTAAGAGAGAACAGATTCCATATTATATATTAGGAAATGGAAGCAATCTTCTGGTAGGAGATAAAGGATATCGGGGAGTTGTGATCCAGATCTGCAAACGGATGAATGAGATCCGGACAGAGGAAAATAAGATCTATGCGCAGGCGGGAGCCCTGTTGTCAAAGATTGCAGCACAGGCACTTTCAAACAGTCTGACCGGATTTGAGTTTGCATCCGGGATACCGGGAACTCTTGGCGGAGCAGTGATGATGAACGCCGGGGCGTATGGCGGAGAGATGAAGCATGTACTGGAAAGTGCGGATGTACTGACTCCGGAAGGAGAATTTTTGACCTTATCTCTGGAAGAACTGGAACTGGGTTACAGAACAAGTGTTGTGGCGACAAAAGGGTATACAGTTCTGGGCGCAACGATCGCACTCGAAAAAGGCAATCCTGAGGAAATCAAAGCGTATATGGATGACCTGAAGGAGCGCAGAATCACAAAGCAGCCACTGGAGTATGCCAGTGCGGGAAGTACATTTAAGAGACCGGAAGGCTATTTTGCGGGCAAGCTTATTCAGGACAGCGGACTGAAAGGCTATTCGGTTGGGGATGCCCAGATTTCCGAGAAGCATTCAGGATTTGTGATCAACCGCGGTAATGCGTCTGCAAAGGATGTTCTGTCGTTGATCGAGCACGTACAGGAGACCGTGAAAGAGAAGTTTGGAGTACATCTGGAGACAGAAGTGAAACGGATAGGAGAATTTTAA
- a CDS encoding HlyC/CorC family transporter yields the protein MDSSDTFQFIILVILLLLSAFFSSAETALMTVNKIRLRSLADDGNRRAALVLDTTEKHTSKMLSAILIGNNIVNISASSLSATLAYSFGGYMVSIATAILTVAILVFGEITPKNFATIHAEKISLAYIPIIRFFMFIMTPIIFLIDLFSRGFMFLLRVDPNARNNAMTEDELRTIVDVSHEDGVIESEEKEMIYNVFDLGDVKAKEVMVPRVHVAFADVNSSYRELIEIFKEYKFTRLPVYEDTTDNVIGTINMKDLLLFEDKANFQVRNILREAYFTYEYKNISELLVEMRDAKFNIAIVLDEYGETAGIITLEDVLEEIVGEIRDEYDEAEEELIQKVNDQEYIVEGSMNLDDLNDNLGTELESEDYDSLGGFIIEHLDRLPEVGDHITTEDQIRLVVEKLDKNRIETVHVYLPPKADSGLEENDN from the coding sequence TTGGACTCGAGTGATACTTTCCAATTTATAATTCTTGTTATCTTATTATTACTATCGGCATTCTTTTCATCTGCAGAAACTGCACTGATGACAGTCAACAAAATCCGACTGCGTTCTCTTGCAGATGACGGCAACCGGCGTGCAGCTTTGGTGCTGGATACAACCGAAAAGCATACTTCCAAAATGCTGAGTGCCATTCTGATCGGTAATAATATCGTCAATATTTCCGCATCTTCCTTATCAGCAACACTGGCTTATTCATTCGGCGGTTATATGGTAAGTATTGCAACTGCGATCCTGACGGTTGCGATTCTGGTATTCGGTGAGATCACCCCGAAGAATTTTGCCACGATACATGCAGAGAAGATTTCTCTTGCTTATATTCCGATTATACGCTTTTTCATGTTTATTATGACTCCGATCATCTTTTTGATCGATTTATTTTCCAGAGGCTTTATGTTTCTGCTTCGTGTAGATCCAAATGCCAGAAATAATGCGATGACAGAAGACGAACTTCGAACGATCGTGGATGTCAGCCATGAGGACGGCGTCATCGAATCTGAAGAAAAAGAGATGATCTACAACGTGTTTGATCTCGGAGACGTAAAAGCAAAAGAAGTCATGGTTCCGCGTGTCCACGTTGCATTTGCCGATGTGAACAGCAGCTACCGCGAACTCATTGAGATTTTCAAAGAATATAAGTTTACGAGACTTCCGGTATACGAAGATACGACCGACAACGTCATCGGTACCATCAATATGAAAGATCTGCTTCTGTTTGAAGATAAAGCAAACTTTCAGGTACGCAACATTTTGAGAGAAGCTTACTTCACCTATGAATATAAGAATATTTCTGAGCTTCTGGTTGAAATGCGCGATGCCAAGTTCAATATTGCCATTGTACTGGACGAGTATGGAGAGACTGCGGGTATCATTACTCTGGAAGATGTTCTGGAGGAGATTGTAGGTGAGATCCGCGATGAATACGATGAAGCAGAAGAAGAGCTGATCCAGAAAGTCAATGATCAGGAATATATTGTAGAAGGTTCTATGAATCTGGATGACCTCAATGACAATCTCGGAACAGAACTGGAATCTGAAGATTATGACTCTCTCGGAGGATTTATCATTGAGCATCTGGACAGACTTCCGGAAGTTGGAGATCATATCACGACTGAAGATCAGATTCGCCTTGTAGTCGAAAAACTGGACAAAAACCGTATCGAAACTGTTCATGTGTATCTGCCTCCAAAAGCAGATTCCGGACTCGAGGAAAACGACAACTGA
- a CDS encoding NAD(P)H-dependent oxidoreductase subunit E → MKDLSDFCPEFQEAAAYYASLNTPSDQAILVEFLRETQDIFGCIPNDAKEQIASIMQVKPALIDTLIRLYPSLSSQTYQKEIILCTGSTCSSKQSALLLRKLEQKLQIRQGEVTSDGTYLLRTQKCFKQCGQGPNMKVGDKMYHHVTAELIDQLF, encoded by the coding sequence ATGAAAGATTTATCTGATTTCTGCCCTGAATTTCAGGAAGCAGCTGCTTATTACGCAAGTTTAAACACACCTTCCGACCAGGCGATCCTGGTGGAATTTTTACGGGAGACCCAGGATATCTTTGGCTGTATCCCCAATGATGCCAAAGAACAGATTGCATCGATCATGCAGGTAAAGCCTGCCCTGATCGATACTCTCATCCGGCTTTATCCGAGTCTTTCCAGCCAGACTTATCAAAAAGAAATTATTTTGTGTACGGGAAGCACCTGCAGCAGCAAACAATCTGCCCTGCTTTTAAGAAAACTGGAGCAAAAGCTTCAGATCCGACAGGGAGAGGTAACTTCTGACGGCACTTACCTTCTGCGTACTCAAAAATGTTTTAAACAATGCGGACAAGGTCCTAATATGAAAGTCGGTGATAAGATGTACCACCATGTAACTGCCGAACTCATCGATCAGCTGTTTTAG
- a CDS encoding N-acetylmuramoyl-L-alanine amidase has product MPYSIMLDAGHGGRDPGAVYKERKEKDDTLRLTLAVGEILEAHGLDVQYTRTTDVYESPYQKAMEANNAGVDFFVSIHRNSFPSDNAVSGVESLVYDKSGIKLKMAENINEQLEDIGFVNLGVKARPNLVVLKRTKMPAVLVEVGFINSDVDNKLFDENFEEIAQAIAYGILDTLESNHEVESPGYEVQVGAYRNERYAQNLLEELLEQDFPAYIVEGDRLYRVRVGNYITLEDAARMEQMLKRAGYPTVIVST; this is encoded by the coding sequence ATGCCATATTCAATCATGCTGGATGCCGGACACGGAGGAAGAGATCCGGGAGCAGTTTATAAAGAGCGGAAAGAAAAGGATGATACCCTTCGTCTGACGCTGGCGGTGGGAGAGATTTTGGAGGCTCATGGCCTGGATGTGCAGTACACCCGTACGACAGATGTGTATGAATCTCCTTATCAGAAGGCAATGGAAGCAAACAATGCAGGAGTAGACTTTTTTGTTTCTATTCATAGAAATTCGTTTCCTTCAGACAATGCAGTATCAGGGGTAGAGAGTCTTGTATATGACAAATCAGGGATTAAGCTTAAGATGGCAGAAAACATCAACGAACAGCTGGAAGATATCGGATTTGTGAATCTTGGGGTAAAGGCAAGACCGAACCTGGTTGTCTTAAAGAGAACGAAAATGCCGGCAGTGCTGGTGGAGGTTGGATTCATCAATTCAGATGTAGACAACAAATTGTTTGACGAAAATTTTGAAGAAATCGCACAGGCGATCGCTTATGGAATTCTGGATACACTGGAGTCGAATCATGAGGTAGAATCTCCGGGATATGAAGTACAGGTTGGTGCATACCGAAACGAAAGATATGCACAGAACCTGCTGGAAGAACTGTTAGAACAGGATTTTCCTGCTTATATTGTGGAAGGAGATCGCCTCTACCGTGTAAGAGTGGGGAATTATATTACACTGGAAGATGCGGCAAGGATGGAGCAGATGCTCAAAAGAGCCGGATATCCGACTGTGATCGTCAGCACCTGA
- a CDS encoding sporulation initiation factor Spo0A C-terminal domain-containing protein yields MRDKTIDVLLQMGVPASIKGFTYICDAIELFDTDPYYPDGKICSLYFEIARLHETTASRVERAIRHAFEVALTKGERDIVELYLDCEHTQNSNLLKTLYFRMQQEEHKREKDSICSSSTCEMKAQIYQEVMDLFSVEFEHFLEKMLSMSERHY; encoded by the coding sequence ATGAGAGACAAGACAATCGATGTACTTCTTCAAATGGGGGTACCAGCCAGCATAAAAGGATTTACGTATATCTGTGATGCGATAGAATTATTTGATACGGATCCTTATTATCCTGACGGAAAAATCTGCTCTTTATATTTTGAGATTGCCCGCCTGCACGAAACGACGGCCTCCAGAGTAGAAAGAGCAATACGGCATGCATTTGAAGTGGCTTTGACCAAAGGGGAACGGGATATAGTAGAACTGTATCTGGATTGTGAACATACACAAAATTCCAATCTGCTCAAAACACTGTATTTCAGAATGCAGCAGGAGGAGCATAAGAGGGAAAAGGATTCCATATGCAGCTCCAGTACCTGTGAGATGAAGGCCCAGATTTATCAGGAAGTGATGGACTTGTTCTCGGTAGAGTTCGAACATTTTTTGGAGAAAATGCTGAGTATGTCAGAAAGGCATTATTGA
- a CDS encoding helix-turn-helix domain-containing protein, which yields MKIGNQIRHRRTELNLSRGELANKIQVTPSAIANYENGVSYPKPDILVALMNALDVDANYLYWNYLSNSTIQRLYRKVLSPEEKESILKYRELSENGKSLVRLIIDEEYKRMNQSEYINLPFYRPGIRKVHSGFLFQDTTQTIRVRRKHVPKDSDFCFQVLIDRYQPVFQKNDILALQRINASHNEIGLFWFNGIYYIRILSEEGSIRRLRSLNVIDPDIVVNEQDQLECIGKIHGKVYGNYEIYGTCEEDETIPEHEIEIQ from the coding sequence ATGAAAATCGGAAATCAAATACGTCATCGTCGCACAGAACTGAATCTTTCCCGTGGAGAACTTGCTAACAAGATTCAGGTAACCCCATCAGCAATCGCAAACTATGAAAACGGTGTCAGCTATCCAAAACCCGATATTTTGGTCGCACTCATGAACGCACTGGATGTTGATGCCAATTATCTATACTGGAATTATCTTTCAAACAGCACGATTCAACGACTCTACCGAAAAGTTCTCAGCCCCGAAGAAAAAGAATCTATTTTAAAATACCGCGAACTCTCTGAAAACGGCAAAAGTCTGGTCCGCCTGATCATTGACGAAGAATATAAACGCATGAACCAGAGCGAATATATCAATCTTCCGTTTTACCGCCCCGGCATCCGCAAAGTACATTCCGGCTTTCTTTTTCAGGATACCACTCAGACGATCCGGGTGCGCAGAAAGCATGTTCCCAAAGACAGCGATTTCTGCTTTCAGGTTCTGATCGACCGCTATCAGCCGGTATTTCAAAAAAATGATATTCTGGCACTGCAGCGTATCAATGCCTCACACAATGAAATCGGACTTTTCTGGTTCAACGGCATCTACTATATCCGGATCCTCTCCGAGGAAGGCAGCATCCGCAGGCTTCGTTCTCTCAATGTGATCGATCCCGATATCGTAGTCAATGAACAGGATCAGCTGGAATGTATCGGCAAAATTCACGGAAAAGTTTACGGAAACTATGAGATTTACGGAACTTGTGAAGAAGATGAGACCATACCCGAACACGAGATTGAAATCCAATAA
- the glmM gene encoding phosphoglucosamine mutase, which translates to MGKYFGTDGFRGEANVVLTVEHAFKVGRYLGWYFGREKKARIVIGKDTRRSSYMFEYALASGLTASGADAYLLHVTTTPSVSYVVRTEDFDCGIMISASHNPFYDNGIKVINGQGHKIEAEVEEQIEAYIDGKTEELPLAVGEHIGRTVDYAAGRNRYIGHLISLATRSFKDMKIGLDCANGSSSSIAKSVYDALGAKTYVISNEPDGVNINTNCGSTHIEKLQAFVKENNLDVGFAYDGDADRCIAVDENGNVVDGDLILYVCGKYLMEQGRLAGNTIVTTVMSNLGLYKACDKVGMKYEQTAVGDKYVYENMMNNGFVLGGEQSGHIIFSKHARTGDGILTSLMLMEVIMEKKQSLGKLCSEVKIYPQLLQNVRVTDKKTALENEAVQNAIKAAAEALGSDGRILVRESGTEPVIRVMVEAATDEICTEYVNQVVNVMKEQGLVQE; encoded by the coding sequence ATGGGTAAATATTTTGGAACTGATGGATTCAGAGGAGAGGCAAATGTTGTTTTAACAGTAGAACATGCTTTCAAAGTAGGTCGTTATCTGGGATGGTATTTTGGCAGAGAGAAGAAAGCCAGAATCGTGATCGGAAAAGATACAAGACGAAGCAGTTATATGTTTGAATATGCACTGGCATCAGGACTGACAGCTTCCGGAGCAGATGCATACCTCTTACATGTAACAACAACACCGAGTGTGTCCTATGTGGTAAGAACAGAAGATTTTGACTGCGGAATTATGATTTCTGCGAGCCACAATCCGTTTTATGACAATGGAATCAAGGTGATCAACGGACAGGGGCATAAGATTGAAGCAGAAGTAGAGGAGCAGATTGAAGCGTATATTGACGGAAAAACAGAAGAGCTTCCACTTGCGGTTGGGGAACACATTGGAAGAACAGTTGATTATGCGGCAGGAAGAAATCGTTACATCGGACATCTGATCTCACTGGCAACACGTTCCTTTAAAGATATGAAGATTGGTCTGGACTGTGCCAATGGAAGCTCATCCAGCATTGCAAAAAGTGTGTATGATGCACTCGGAGCAAAGACATATGTGATCAGCAATGAGCCGGATGGTGTAAATATCAATACAAATTGCGGATCGACACATATTGAAAAGCTGCAGGCATTTGTAAAAGAGAATAATCTGGACGTAGGATTTGCCTATGACGGAGATGCAGATCGCTGTATTGCCGTGGATGAGAATGGAAATGTCGTAGACGGAGATCTGATCTTATACGTATGCGGAAAATACCTGATGGAACAGGGACGACTTGCAGGAAATACGATAGTTACAACTGTAATGTCCAATCTGGGGCTTTACAAGGCTTGTGATAAAGTCGGCATGAAATATGAGCAGACAGCAGTCGGTGATAAATATGTGTATGAAAACATGATGAACAACGGATTTGTTCTTGGCGGAGAGCAGTCCGGACATATTATTTTCAGCAAACACGCAAGAACCGGAGACGGAATCCTGACTTCTCTGATGCTGATGGAAGTCATTATGGAGAAGAAACAGTCACTTGGAAAGCTGTGCTCTGAAGTGAAGATTTATCCGCAGCTTCTTCAGAATGTCCGTGTGACAGACAAAAAGACAGCGTTGGAAAATGAAGCCGTACAGAATGCGATCAAAGCAGCGGCAGAAGCACTTGGAAGTGACGGAAGAATTCTGGTAAGAGAAAGTGGAACAGAGCCTGTGATCCGCGTTATGGTGGAAGCGGCAACAGATGAGATATGCACAGAGTATGTGAATCAGGTTGTCAATGTAATGAAAGAACAGGGACTTGTTCAGGAATAA
- a CDS encoding HAD family hydrolase, which produces MIKLIASDLDGTLLQNGAQALTPRAIDLISRLCDAGIHFVSASGRQYDNQKRVFAPLKDRISFIAENGSICMHQGKVISRATINDDLAARILKEIKKQNHFEIVVSREDTCFIENNVPEFVNHIVNVMHNTTQIVDDITKVDGPILKIAICNMSDSTHIVDKYLKHLQDLFGSEIKVVTSGNIWIDFIAPGSNKGTALQNLMDLFHVKPEECVAFGDQYNDIEMLQLVGTSYAMSNAAPGISYYSTYVTDSVEDVLEDILAQVR; this is translated from the coding sequence ATGATAAAATTAATTGCAAGTGATCTGGATGGAACTCTTTTACAAAACGGCGCCCAGGCGCTCACTCCGCGGGCGATTGATCTGATTTCCAGACTGTGCGATGCCGGAATTCATTTTGTATCTGCCAGCGGAAGACAGTATGATAATCAAAAACGTGTCTTTGCACCTTTAAAGGACCGTATTTCATTTATCGCAGAGAATGGCTCAATCTGCATGCATCAGGGAAAAGTCATTTCCCGTGCTACGATCAACGATGATCTGGCAGCCAGGATTTTAAAGGAAATCAAAAAACAGAATCATTTCGAAATCGTAGTTTCCAGAGAAGATACCTGCTTTATCGAAAACAATGTTCCGGAATTTGTCAACCACATCGTCAATGTAATGCACAATACAACTCAGATCGTGGATGATATCACGAAAGTAGACGGACCGATCCTAAAAATCGCCATCTGCAACATGTCTGACAGCACTCATATTGTCGATAAATATTTGAAACACCTTCAGGATCTGTTTGGCTCTGAGATCAAAGTGGTCACTTCTGGAAATATCTGGATCGATTTTATCGCTCCAGGAAGCAACAAAGGAACCGCCCTTCAGAACTTGATGGATTTATTCCATGTAAAACCGGAAGAATGTGTTGCATTCGGAGATCAGTACAATGACATTGAAATGCTGCAGCTTGTCGGCACCAGCTATGCCATGTCCAACGCAGCTCCTGGAATTTCTTACTATTCTACCTATGTGACAGATTCTGTGGAGGACGTACTGGAAGACATTCTTGCACAGGTACGTTAA
- the rpiB gene encoding ribose 5-phosphate isomerase B → MRIGIGNDHSALELKAEIIEFLKEKGHEVVDFGTDSSESCDYPKYGEAVGRAVVAKEVDCGILICGTGLGISLAANKVKGVRAAVCSEPFTAKMSRAHNNCNVLAFGARVVGAELAKMIVDVWLNTEFEGGRHQRRVDMIMEIEER, encoded by the coding sequence ATGAGAATTGGAATTGGAAATGACCATTCAGCATTGGAATTAAAAGCAGAAATCATCGAATTTCTGAAAGAAAAAGGACATGAAGTCGTAGATTTCGGAACGGATTCATCTGAAAGCTGTGACTATCCGAAGTATGGGGAAGCAGTAGGCCGTGCAGTTGTTGCAAAAGAAGTGGACTGTGGAATCTTGATTTGCGGTACAGGACTGGGAATATCTCTTGCAGCAAACAAGGTCAAAGGAGTGCGTGCAGCAGTTTGCAGCGAGCCGTTTACAGCGAAGATGTCCAGAGCACACAATAACTGTAATGTGCTTGCATTTGGCGCAAGAGTGGTAGGTGCAGAGCTCGCGAAAATGATCGTAGATGTATGGCTGAACACGGAGTTTGAAGGCGGACGCCACCAGAGACGTGTGGATATGATCATGGAGATCGAAGAGAGATAA
- a CDS encoding DUF6903 family protein — MQEKIRTLIMAVVFVVCLALIMIGQKNIGVPGLIMELAGLVGLLTLLFIYNNKYK, encoded by the coding sequence ATGCAAGAAAAGATTCGAACTTTGATCATGGCTGTTGTTTTTGTTGTCTGCCTCGCCCTGATCATGATAGGACAGAAAAATATCGGCGTGCCGGGACTGATTATGGAACTGGCAGGACTGGTAGGCTTGCTGACACTCTTGTTTATTTACAACAATAAATATAAATAG